From the Musa acuminata AAA Group cultivar baxijiao chromosome BXJ1-2, Cavendish_Baxijiao_AAA, whole genome shotgun sequence genome, one window contains:
- the LOC135613745 gene encoding uncharacterized protein LOC135613745 yields MVISAETTPRRPDTAVASSAAVTEATPPRGEAQGSLLHHFSFPILNTWGNHSALRCMSVNGKEEIVAGGGRRSTASPVETPESRIRASETGPGDDPRIEEVREKLMAHLREAADRMNLVVQLLPKGGADEAEPAPEARLDPKADASAVPAALPWNLRTRRGAARAPMEIQRHLSLRPQAVWRKSEDAERRQRPKFSISLTREEIEEDIYAMTGCRAPRRPRKRAKVIQNQLDSLFPGSWLSEITADSYRVPD; encoded by the exons ATGGTCATCTCGGCGGAGACGACACCACGGCGACCGGATACCGCAGTGGCCTCGTCGGCGGCGGTGACGGAAGCTACGCCCCCTCGAGGGGAGGCGCAGGGTAGCCTCCTCCACCACTTTTCCTTCCCCATCTTGAACACGTGGGGGAACCACAGCGCGCTACGTTGCATGAGCGTGAACGGCAAGGAGGAGATCGTCGCTGGTGGCGGACGGAGATCGACGGCGTCCCCCGTGGAGACGCCAGAATCGCGGATCCGTGCCTCTGAGACTGGCCCCGGCGACGACCCTAGGATAGAGGAGGTCAGAGAGAAGCTTATGGCTCACCTTCGGGAGGCGGCGGACCGGATGAACCTGGTGGTCCAGCTTCTGCCGAAAGGTGGGGCCGACGAGGCGGAGCCGGCGCCAGAGGCGAGGTTGGATCCCAAGGCCGACGCGTCGGCGGTGCCGGCGGCGCTTCCCTGGAATCTGAGGACGAGGCGAGGAGCCGCGAGGGCTCCGATGGAAATCCAGCGGCACCTAAGCTTGCGCCCGCAAGCGGTGTGGCGCAAGTCGGAGGAcgccgagcggcggcagcggcccaAGTTTTCGATCTCGCTCACCAGAGAAGAGATCGAGGAGGACATATACGCGATGACGGGGTGCAGAGCTCCCCGGCGGCCAAGAAAGCGGGCGAAGGTCATCCAAAACCAGCTCGAC tcGTTGTTCCCCGGGTCGTGGCTGTCGGAGATCACCGCCGACTCCTACAGGGTTCCTGATTAG
- the LOC135611036 gene encoding uncharacterized protein LOC135611036, protein MVIAYGEDEDGPAASSPPPQPPPSRLSRSRLHNFTFPTRSWGSHRTLRCSNLPFGGDPDNAGSVAPAVDQNSRASRRRPLSPPDKSFLLQKQSARFRDSKEGEVGRREEAEAERCFSLPAAAEAETAVIAKPWNLRTRRAACNAPSENGEYLYPVLASGSSSLFEAEKSCPAAEMMKRKSSGSENGERQKFSVSLSRDEIEQDIWAIKGRKLPRRPKKRLRIVQRQLDLLFPGLWLSEVTPETYRIDE, encoded by the exons ATGGTGATCGCCTACGGAGAAGACGAAGACGGCCCCGCTGCCTCGTCCCCTCCCCCGCAGCCGCCGCCGTCGCGCCTCTCCCGGTCGAGACTGCACAATTTCACTTTCCCTACCCGCAGCTGGGGCTCCCATCGCACCCTCCGTTGCTCCAACCTCCCCTTCGGCGGCGATCCCGACAACGCCGGATCGGTGGCTCCCGCTGTCGATCAGAACAGCCGGGCGAGCAGGAGGCGGCCGCTGTCCCCTCCGGATAAATCCTTTCTCCTGCAGAAGCAGTCCGCGAGGTTCAGGGACTCGAAGGAGGGGGAAGTGGGACGACGGGAGGAAGCGGAGGCCGAGAGGTGCTTTTCTTTGCCTGCTGCTGCGGAGGCGGAGACTGCGGTAATCGCCAAGCCGTGGAATCTGAGGACCCGGAGGGCGGCGTGTAATGCTCCGTCTGAGAACGGGGAGTACCTCTACCCTGTCTTGGCTTCCGGTTCCTCGTCGCTTTTCGAGGCAGAGAAGAGCTGCCCCGCGGCGGAGATGATGAAGAGGAAATCCAGCGGATCGGAGAATGGGGAACGCCAGAAATTCTCGGTATCACTATCTCGGGACGAGATTGAACAGGACATTTGGGCGATTAAGGGGAGAAAGCTTCCCCGGAGGCCAAAGAAGAGACTTCGAATCGTGCAGCGACAGCTCGAT TTGCTTTTTCCTGGATTGTGGTTGTCGGAGGTAACTCCGGAAACATACAGGATCGATGAATGA
- the LOC135611031 gene encoding uncharacterized protein LOC135611031, giving the protein MESSGWAGVSPRISFSHDLTQADISGGDDHRLDLSLPLDVSASSDFDFVLGADIFSHDSSLADDLFSDGKLLPLPIKNPPSSSSAASPSSLPSASAADPPAAPKPASARRRKRGSLREIMASCSEGGVGIGRPSPRRSSSLNCGDSRRSLCPFPLLRSKSSGSMPMNPSSTKHCDNSSINTIASFSSPFTELFRKGSKEPKTRVYYYSGSSRRSHGNAVRISPIINVPTPSSMSIFSFLLCKHGDKNMAKSSAVTCYP; this is encoded by the coding sequence ATGGAGAGCTCGGGATGGGCGGGAGTGAGCCCAAGGATCTCCTTCTCCCACGACCTCACCCAGGCCGACATCTCCGGCGGCGACGATCACCGCCTCGACCTTTCCCTTCCACTGGATGTATCCGCGTCCTCCGACTTCGACTTCGTCCTCGGCGCAGACATCTTCTCCCACGACTCCTCCCTCGCCGACGACCTCTTCTCCGACGGCAAACTCCTCCCCTTACCCATCAAGAATCccccatcctcctcctccgccgcctcccCGTCGTCGCTGCCGTCAGCATCAGCAGCCGATCCACCTGCAGCGCCGAAGCCGGCGAGCGCACGCAGGAGGAAGCGCGGCAGCCTTCGGGAGATCATGGCGAGCTGTAGCGAGGGCGGCGTCGGCATCGGAAGGCCCTCTCCCCGCAGGAGCAGCAGCCTCAACTGCGGAGACAGCAGGAGAAGCCTTTGTCCGTTCCCTTTGCTGCGGAGCAAGTCCTCGGGCTCGATGCCGATGAACCCATCGAGCACTAAGCACTGCGACAATTCCAGCATCAACACGATTGCCAGTTTTAGCAGCCCGTTCACGGAGTTGTTCAGGAAAGGCTCAAAGGAACCGAAGACCAGAGTCTACTATTACTCGGGGAGCTCGCGACGGTCACACGGGAATGCGGTGAGAATCAGTCCGATCATAAACGTGCCGACGCCGAGCAGTATGAGCATATTTAGCTTTCTACTTTGCAAGCATGGGGACAAGAACATGGCCAAGAGCTCAGCTGTTACCTGTTACCCGTAG
- the LOC135613752 gene encoding transcription factor MYB78-like — translation MSEKRASSSSSSYDRIELGMELRRGPWTLEEDTLLIHYIACHGEGRWNLLARCSGLRRTGKSCRLRWLNYLKPDIKRGNISPEEQLLIIELHAKWGNRWSRIAQHLPGRTDNEIKNYWRTRVQKQARQLKIDADSTTFRDAVRCYLMPRLLERTGSSQAAPSSMDAVSISAATTAAADQAQQASLHDISDASMRYYEPPGPEIRSPSSSPCSTVLPRLPDTVAEADVVTFDPFSSGYSMNDAYDLDTWDIALMSASLPSYAVSDYTVCNNNCGRNTGDSLWSMDELHDMLKKLT, via the exons ATGTCTGAGAAaagagcatcatcatcatcatcatcatacgaCAGAATCGAGCTGGGAATGGAGCTAAGGCGAGGGCCATGGACTCTAGAGGAGGACACCCTCCTCATCCACTACATTGCTTGCCATGGCGAAGGTCGCTGGAATCTCTTAGCTAGATGCTCAG GCTTGAGGAGAACCGGTAAGAGTTGTCGGCTGAGGTGGTTGAATTACCTGAAGCCGGACATAAAGCGAGGCAATATCTCCCCCGAAGAACAGCTCCTCATCATTGAGCTCCATGCCAAGTGGGGAAACAG GTGGTCTAGGATTGCACAGCATCTACCAGGGAGAACAGACAATGAGATAAAGAACTACTGGAGGACTCGAGTGCAGAAGCAGGCGAGGCAGCTCAAGATCGACGCCGACAGCACGACGTTCCGAGATGCCGTGCGCTGCTACTTGATGCCGAGGTTGCTCGAGAGGACGGGCTCCTCCCAAGCCGCGCCATCATCTATGGATGCCGTTAGCATCTCTGCAGCAACGACAGCAGCGGCCGACCAAGCCCAGCAAGCTTCTCTCCATGACATCTCCGATGCCAGCATGCGATACTACGAGCCACCGGGACCGGAGATTCGCAGCCCGAGCAGCTCGCCGTGCTCCACAGTGCTCCCTCGACTCCCAGACACCGTGGCCGAGGCGGATGTCGTAACCTTCGACCCATTCTCTAGTGGCTACTCTATGAACGACGCCTACGACCTCGACACCTGGGACATAGCTTTGATGTCAGCATCATTGCCTAGCTATGCAGTCTCCGATTACACGGTATGTAACAATAATTGCGGCAGAAACACCGGAGATAGCTTGTGGAGCATGGATGAGTTACATGATATGCTTAAAAAGCTTACCTGA
- the LOC135611050 gene encoding uncharacterized protein LOC135611050, producing the protein MAMMSKTRDLIEGLVREKSFKWALSRRASFEDEYEEMGRSPSGRRKWISDLSSVANVIVGRCSQILDVTMDELQRNFDSEASDAIKHSSSYARNFLEYCCFRTLALSTQVAGHLSDKAFRRLTFDMMFAWEAPAAADQPIHKMVDKERTAGVEAFSRIAPAIPTIADVITCFNLFDKLTNSTGGRLTFAIYEKYLAALDRAIKKMKTQSESSLLSGLRLHRGERILEVDGTLTTQPVLEHIGLSTWPGRLILTDHALYFEALRLVTSDKPKVYELADDLKQIIKPELTGPWGSRLFDKAVMYKSISLSEPVILEFPELTGHSRRDYWLAIMREILYAHRFIQKFEIEGVEKEETLSKAVLGILRLQAIQELVSSVPVKYETLLMFNLCDQLPGGDVILETLANMIASRKLDRTNQFSSGGGMYSISALGILSNLGLVSQVSADDKLLVGEIVVGEMTSLERAVNESRNSYKQVEQAQATVDGVKVDGLDTNLVVMKELLQPMIQLGNFFVAMASWNEPIKSLVFSSLSCFIIFRGWLGYVLVLVLLFVAIFMLLTRFTNQGRPINQIKVKVPPVMNTMEQILAVQSAISKVEELVQDGNIVLLKIRALLLAVSSQATDRIILVLVLMALAIAFLPSKLLLLMLFLEIFTRNSPPRRVNTEKCTRRLREWWFSIPAAPVVLERDKEDKKKR; encoded by the exons ATGGCGATGATGAGCAAGACACGCGACCTAATCGAGGGGCTCGTGCGAGAGAAGTCTTTCAAGTGGGCTCTCAGCCGCCGTGCCTCCTTCGAGGACGAGTACGAGGAGATGGGCCGGTCGCCTTCCGGACGCAGGAAGTGGATATCGGACCTCTCCTCAGTGGCTAATGTCATCGTCGGCCGCTGTTCCCA AATTCTTGATGTTACTATGGATGAACTTCAACGGAATTTTGATTCGGAAGCATCTGATGCTATCAAGCATTCCTCAAGTTATGCAAGGAATTTCTTGGAGTACTGTTGTTTTAGAACCCTTGCACTTTCTACTCAAGTTGCTGGCCACCTCTCGGATAAAGCCTTTCGCCGATTGACGTTTGATATGATGTTTGCTTGGGAGGCTCCTGCTGCTGCAGACCAGCCTATACATAAG ATGGTGGATAAGGAGAGAACTGCAGGTGTGGAGGCTTTTTCTCGAATAGCACCTGCCATCCCCACCATCGCAGATGTAATTACTTGCTTCAATCTTTTTGATAAGCTTACCAATTCGACTGGCGGTCGGCTTACTTTTGCTATCTACGAGAAGTACCTAGCCGCATTAGACAG AGCAATAAAGAAGATGAAAACTCAGTCTGAGTCATCTCTTCTATCGGGTCTTCGTCTCCATAGAGGAGAAAGGATCCTTGAAGTGGACGGAACATTGACCACACAGCCAGTACTTGAACACATAGGACTTTCTACATGGCCTG GAAGATTAATATTGACAGACCATGCTCTCTACTTTGAAGCACTACGACTGGTAACCTCTGATAAGCCAAAGGTATATGAGCTTGCAGATGATCTAAAACAGATTATCAAGCCTGAGTTGACTGGGCCATGGGGTTCACGTCTTTTTGACAAGGCTGTCATGTACAAATCAATATCACT ATCAGAACCAGTAATCTTGGAGTTTCCCGAGCTTACAGGTCATTCTCGTCGGGATTATTGGCTAGCCATAATGCGAGAAATTCTTTATGCCCATAGATTTATTCAGAAATTTGAGATAGAAGGTGTTGAGAAAGAAGAAACACTCTCAAAAGCTGTACTGGGCATTCTACGGTTGCAAGCTATTCAAGAGTTAGTTTCTTCGGTGCCTGTGAAATACGAAACCCTTCTGATGTTTAATCTCTGTGATCAGCTTCCTGGAGGTGACGTAATACTGGAAACACTAGCCAATATGATAGCCTCTAGGAAATTGGATCGGACCAACCAATTTAGTTCAGGAGGTGGAATGTACTCTATATCTGCTCTGGGTATTTTGTCAAACCTGGGTCTTGTATCACAAGTCTCAGCAGATGACAAGCTTCTTGTTGGTGAGATAGTTGTAGGGGAAATGACTTCATTAGAAAGGGCTGTCAATGAGTCCAGGAATAGCTATAAACAGGTAGAGCAAGCACAAGCTACAGTTGATGGAGTTAAAGTAGATGGTCTCGATACCAATTTGGTAGTGATGAAG GAGCTGCTTCAACCGATGATTCAACTGGGAAATTTCTTTGTTGCTATGGCTTCTTGGAATGAACCCATCAAGTCCCTCGTATTCAGTTCTTTATCTTGTTTCATCATTTTCAg GGGATGGCTTGGTTATGTCCTCGTTCTGGTGCTTCTCTTTGTTGCCATCTTCATGCTGCTTACTCGATTTACTAATCAAGGAAGGCCAATAAATCAGATCAAGGTGAAGGTTCCTCCAGTTATGAACACAATGGAGCAGATCTTGGCAGTTCAGAGTGCTATCTCTAAAGTTGAAGAGTTAGTTCAGGATGGAAATATTGTTCTCTTGAAAATACGAGCTTTATTACTGGCTGTTTCTTCCCAG GCTACAGATAGAATTATACTGGTGCTGGTTTTGATGGCCTTGGCGATAGCTTTTCTACCTAGTAAACTGCTTCTCTTGATGCTATTTCTGGAAATATTTACAAGGAATTCACCACCGAGAAGGGTGAACACAGAGAAATGCACCAGAAGATTGAGAGAGTGGTGGTTCAGCATACCTGCAGCTCCAGTTGTTCTTGAAAGAGACAAGGAGGATAAGAAGAAGAGGTGA